In Ostrea edulis chromosome 4, xbOstEdul1.1, whole genome shotgun sequence, a single window of DNA contains:
- the LOC125672829 gene encoding transcription factor glial cells missing-like — protein MTLTEEPCYQAPLHDSGQEKAHKWDINDNTLPMVCQVDAFQEWPDGNNRHVYSSNCEDARRHISGWAMRNTNNHNAHILKKSCLGVFVCSHDCTLPNGEKVHLRPAICDKARRKQIGKPCPSPNCRGRLELMTCKGHCGYPVTHFWRHINNAIFFQAKGVHDHPRPEIKSSAEARRHHKLKHKSLLSDTTHKKRKREMSWPSMKDHSTKVYSGFDILCSCPPFECTCSHVRMQYKETRVDNERADFPLCPSSYTPQIYEASTSPWQRPSIDCNYFPTAVHRQHCEDPIFPGNDELSSLSSFSSTFSNTPRHVDYPYPRYEVYRSCERGIPYTDISNHRFANATERYNRTSKNSYDTRDIYNGACLERSKPYSDSNSFKIKTENSDSDFGNISSLPNQCALSDRMESEPNRLVRDESGQDFVHLQDIESNSLYNISDVTDSDIIQTYFSRIPNEQLDDVSLIPSSLSQTNTGPKYIELKPLKKAKPDMHSLAITTSPQIFQHRSVHDVSGEGCSTGHFRPQSGCNNVINDPFYHNDSHQYAPNKQSCNHSINITLTYN, from the exons ATGACACTGACAGAGGAACCGTGCTATCAGGCTCCGCTTCACGATAGCGGTCAGGAGAAGGCTCACAAGTGGGACATCAACGACAACACGCTGCCCATG GTATGCCAGGTAGACGCTTTCCAGGAGTGGCCGGACGGAAACAACCGTCATGTTTACAGCAGTAACTGTGAAGATGCGCGCCGACACATCAGTGGCTGGGCCATGCGGAATACTAACAATCATAATGCCCATATACTAAAAAAGTCGTGCCTAGGGGTGTTTGTGTGCTCTCATGATTGTACATTACCCAATGGAGAAAAAGTCCATCTACGACCCGCCATTTGTGACAAAGCGAGGAGAAAACAGATAG GCAAACCTTGCCCTAGTCCAAATTGTCGCGGTCGTCTAGAGTTGATGACATGTAAGGGGCACTGCGGTTATCCTGTGACGCATTTCTGGCGCCATATTAACAACGCCATCTTCTTCCAAGCCAAAGGTGTTCATGATCATCCCAGACCAGAAATAAAATCCTCCGCAGAGGCAAGGCGACATCACAAACTGAAACACAAGTCGCTTTTG TCAGATACAACACACAAAAAACGAAAGCGGGAAATGTCATGGCCGTCAATGAAAGACCATTCAACGAAAGTTTATTCCG GATTTGATATACTCTGTTCCTGTCCACCGTTTGAATGCACGTGTTCTCATGTCCGAATGCAGTATAAAGAAACAAGAGTTGACAATGAACGAGCAGACTTTCCCCTATGTCCTTCGTCCTACACCCCACAAATCTACGAAGCATCAACATCACCTTGGCAGAGACCGTCAATTGATTGCAATTACTTTCCAACAGCAGTACATCGTCAACACTGTGAGGACCCGATTTTTCCGGGAAATGATGAGCTGTCATCATTATCTTCCTTTAGCTCTACTTTCAGCAATACACCACGACACGTGGACTACCCCTATCCAAGGTATGAGGTTTACCGAAGCTGTGAAAGAGGTATTCCATACACAGATATATCAAATCACCGTTTTGCCAATGCAACCGAGCGTTACAATCGAACTTCAAAAAACAGCTATGATACACGAGACATCTATAACGGTGCTTGTTTGGAAAGATCTAAACCATATTCCGATTCCAATTCGTTTAAGATAAAGACAGAAAACTCCGATTCCGACTTTGGTAACATTTCTTCTCTTCCCAATCAATGTGCTTTGTCAGATCGCATGGAATCCGAACCCAATCGTTTGGTTCGTGACGAAAGTGGCCAAGATTTTGTTCATTTACAAGATATTGAATCCAACTCTCTTTACAATATTAGTGACGTCACAGACTCGGACATCATTCAAACATACTTTTCTCGAATACCCAACGAGCAGCTTGACGACGTGTCCTTGATTCCATCCTCTTTGTCTCAAACAAATACCGGACCAAAATACATAGAATTAAAACCGTTAAAGAAAGCAAAACCAGATATGCATTCGCTCGCCATAACTACGTCACCACAGATATTTCAGCATCGAAGTGTTCATGACGTTAGCGGTGAAGGTTGTTCGACTGGCCATTTTCGACCTCAGAGCGGATGTAACAACGTCATCAATGACCCCTTCTATCACAACGATTCCCACCAGTATGCCCCAAACAAGCAGTCCTGTAACCACAGCATAAATATCACGTTGACTTACAATTAA